Proteins from a single region of Catenulispora acidiphila DSM 44928:
- a CDS encoding L-threonylcarbamoyladenylate synthase, producing the protein MSRRFDCTDPEQRKTGLREAASAVRRGELVVLPTDTLYGIGADAFTNWAVRALLEAKGRGPAMPSPVLVPSPATLHGLVAGMPSVGWELVDAFWPGGLTIVAMHQPTLTWDLGETRGTVAVRMPLHPVAIELLTETGPMAVSSANKTGMAAAQTAVDAQDQLGDAVSVYLDAGKVGGEGGASSIVDVTGTAPVLLREGALTFDQLREVAPTLIRAE; encoded by the coding sequence ATGAGCCGCCGTTTCGACTGCACCGACCCCGAGCAGCGCAAGACCGGTCTGCGGGAGGCAGCCAGCGCCGTCCGCCGCGGCGAGCTGGTGGTGCTCCCCACCGACACGCTGTACGGCATCGGCGCTGACGCGTTCACCAACTGGGCCGTGCGCGCGCTGCTGGAGGCCAAGGGCCGCGGTCCGGCGATGCCGAGCCCGGTGCTGGTGCCCTCGCCCGCGACGCTGCACGGCCTGGTCGCCGGCATGCCCTCGGTCGGCTGGGAGCTGGTCGACGCCTTCTGGCCCGGCGGTCTGACCATCGTGGCGATGCACCAGCCCACGCTCACCTGGGACCTCGGCGAGACCCGCGGCACGGTCGCGGTGCGCATGCCGCTGCACCCGGTGGCGATCGAGCTGCTGACCGAGACCGGTCCGATGGCGGTCTCCAGCGCCAACAAGACCGGCATGGCGGCGGCGCAGACCGCCGTCGACGCGCAGGACCAGCTCGGCGACGCGGTGTCGGTCTACCTCGACGCCGGGAAGGTCGGCGGCGAGGGCGGCGCCAGCTCCATCGTCGACGTCACCGGCACCGCCCCGGTGCTGCTGCGCGAGGGCGCGCTGACCTTCGACCAACTGCGGGAAGTGGCTCCGACGCTGATCCGCGCCGAGTAG
- a CDS encoding alpha/beta hydrolase family protein: MTITPAPHPYGPHPSQVADLFVPEGEGPFPVVVLIHGGFWRTPFDRELMEPLAEDLAERGFAAWNVDYRRVGDGGGGEAWRVTLDDVAASLDQLGALSGEFPLDTDRTALVGHSAGGHLALWLSSEFQVAAAVSQAGVANLYDAAAERLGVGSPREGLGVLDVPATMEFLGGGPEQVPDRYAAASPSALLPLETPLLLIHGDEDDRVPISQSRNFADAARESGDEVEVAEFPGMGHFEVLDPKHASWGRTIDFLERVLAPE, translated from the coding sequence GTGACGATCACCCCGGCCCCTCATCCGTATGGACCGCATCCCTCCCAGGTCGCCGACTTGTTCGTGCCCGAGGGCGAGGGCCCGTTCCCGGTCGTGGTGCTGATCCACGGCGGGTTCTGGCGCACCCCCTTCGACCGGGAGCTGATGGAGCCGTTGGCCGAGGATCTGGCCGAGCGCGGATTCGCGGCCTGGAACGTCGACTACCGCCGCGTCGGCGACGGCGGCGGGGGCGAGGCCTGGCGCGTGACCCTCGACGACGTCGCGGCGTCCCTGGACCAGCTCGGCGCCCTTTCCGGCGAATTCCCCCTCGACACCGACCGGACCGCGTTGGTCGGCCACTCCGCCGGCGGTCATCTGGCGCTGTGGCTCTCCTCGGAGTTCCAGGTCGCCGCCGCGGTCTCGCAGGCCGGCGTGGCGAACCTGTACGACGCGGCCGCCGAGCGCCTCGGCGTCGGCTCCCCGCGCGAGGGTCTGGGCGTCCTGGACGTGCCGGCGACGATGGAGTTCCTCGGCGGCGGACCGGAACAGGTCCCGGACCGCTACGCCGCAGCCTCGCCCTCGGCGCTGCTGCCGCTGGAGACCCCGCTTCTGCTTATACACGGCGACGAGGACGACCGCGTCCCGATCTCCCAGTCCCGGAACTTCGCCGACGCCGCCCGCGAGTCCGGCGACGAGGTCGAGGTCGCCGAGTTCCCCGGGATGGGGCACTTCGAAGTGCTCGACCCGAAGCACGCGAGCTGGGGGCGCACGATCGACTTCCTGGAGCGGGTGCTGGCGCCGGAGTAG
- a CDS encoding AtpZ/AtpI family protein yields the protein MSSTHKTKTPTGKPEKKVDPYSISGYLLAGMVLYGGLGWLIDKWAGTSDVFAPIGVVFGLAAGLYLTFRQVSVLERQEREALIRRRRALADVEPEDGDSTARTYDR from the coding sequence ATGAGCAGTACACACAAGACGAAAACCCCCACCGGGAAGCCGGAGAAGAAGGTCGATCCGTACTCGATCTCGGGCTATCTGTTGGCGGGCATGGTCCTCTACGGCGGCCTCGGCTGGCTGATCGACAAGTGGGCCGGCACCTCCGACGTGTTCGCACCGATCGGGGTGGTCTTCGGACTGGCCGCGGGCCTGTACCTCACCTTCCGGCAGGTGTCGGTCCTGGAGAGGCAGGAACGCGAGGCGCTGATCCGCAGGCGCCGCGCCCTGGCCGACGTCGAGCCCGAGGACGGGGACAGCACGGCGCGCACGTACGACCGGTAA
- the prfA gene encoding peptide chain release factor 1 has protein sequence MFEVIDDLLAEYAELGTRLADPSVHADADVARKLGKRYAELGPIAETYREYTSVSDDITAAEELSAEDPAFGEEIPGLQERRTALEERLQKLLIPRDPMDEKNVILEIKGGEGGQESMLFAGDLLRMYMRFAERQHWKTEILESTESDLGGYKDVQVAVKGRVNEAGEGVWARLKYEGGVHRVQRVPVTESQGRIHTSAAGVLVLPEAEDVEVEINANDLRIDVFRSSGPGGQSVNTTDSAVRITHLPTGVVVSCQNEKSQLQNKESAMRILRARLLAVAQEEADREASDTRKSQIRTMDRSERIRTYNFPENRISDHRVGYKSYNLDQVLDGDLDAVIQACVEADTAAKLAAGGN, from the coding sequence ATGTTCGAGGTCATCGACGACCTGCTCGCCGAATACGCCGAGCTGGGGACGAGGCTGGCGGACCCGTCCGTGCACGCCGACGCGGACGTCGCGCGCAAGCTGGGAAAGCGGTATGCCGAGCTCGGTCCGATCGCCGAGACGTACCGGGAGTACACCTCGGTCAGCGACGACATCACCGCGGCCGAGGAGCTGAGCGCCGAGGACCCCGCCTTCGGCGAGGAGATCCCGGGGCTGCAGGAGCGCCGCACGGCGCTGGAGGAGCGGCTGCAGAAGCTGCTGATCCCGCGCGACCCGATGGACGAGAAGAACGTCATCCTGGAGATCAAGGGCGGCGAGGGCGGGCAGGAGTCCATGCTCTTCGCCGGCGACCTGCTGCGGATGTACATGCGCTTCGCCGAGCGTCAGCACTGGAAGACCGAGATCCTGGAGTCCACCGAGTCCGATCTCGGCGGCTACAAGGACGTCCAGGTGGCGGTCAAGGGCCGGGTGAACGAGGCCGGCGAGGGCGTCTGGGCCCGGCTGAAGTACGAGGGCGGCGTGCACCGCGTGCAGCGCGTCCCGGTCACCGAGTCCCAGGGCCGGATCCACACCTCGGCGGCGGGCGTCCTGGTCCTGCCCGAAGCCGAGGACGTCGAGGTCGAGATCAACGCCAACGACCTGCGCATCGACGTCTTCCGCTCCTCCGGTCCGGGCGGCCAGTCGGTCAACACCACCGACTCCGCGGTCCGCATCACCCACCTTCCCACCGGCGTGGTGGTCAGCTGCCAGAACGAGAAGTCGCAGCTGCAGAACAAGGAGTCGGCGATGCGCATCCTGCGGGCCCGCCTGCTGGCGGTGGCGCAGGAGGAGGCCGACCGGGAGGCCTCTGACACCCGCAAGTCGCAGATCCGCACGATGGACCGCTCCGAGCGCATCCGCACCTACAACTTCCCGGAGAACCGCATCAGCGACCACCGGGTCGGCTACAAGTCGTACAACCTGGACCAGGTGCTCGACGGCGATCTGGACGCGGTCATCCAGGCCTGCGTCGAGGCCGACACCGCCGCGAAGCTCGCGGCCGGAGGAAACTGA
- a CDS encoding glycosyltransferase family 4 protein, producing MREYLLAMTVALAVTLLLGGPIRALAIRLGLVPVIRERDVHVTPTPRVGGLAMFIGLAAALTAAEHFPMLERDVYGESNTIQALLWGGFLVVLLGMVDDKFELDPLTKFAGQIFAASVMVVKGIQISWLVIPGIGIVAVDPTLSIVLSVFLVLALMNAVNFVDGIDGLAAGVSGIAALSSFAYCYRLAISYKLTGATAPALIAIVTVGICLGFLAHNWDPARMFMGDTGSMLLGMLLAATSIAIMGGIDPYQLGAGVSQTTSVHKLVPAYLPLIMPVSVTLLPIADMVMAVVRRTKAGLSPLAPDKGHLHHRMLQIGHSKRRAVLIMYFWSALVAFVTVLFAVTPSRQPIVYGAIAMTLVGLLMLLGPRLGDHRERLRNKALRVGSSTTARHRANTGGAAGAAGTAAPEGALSQGSTVEAAIPAIAASTENGVDRADPDGGMRHRTLSR from the coding sequence GTGAGGGAGTACCTGCTCGCCATGACGGTGGCACTGGCGGTGACCCTTCTCCTCGGCGGCCCGATCCGGGCGCTGGCCATCCGGCTCGGGCTGGTGCCGGTGATCCGCGAGCGCGACGTGCACGTGACCCCGACGCCGCGCGTCGGAGGCCTGGCGATGTTCATCGGGCTGGCCGCGGCGCTGACCGCGGCCGAGCACTTCCCGATGCTGGAGCGGGACGTCTACGGCGAGTCCAACACCATCCAGGCGCTGCTGTGGGGCGGCTTCCTGGTGGTGCTGCTGGGCATGGTGGACGACAAGTTCGAGCTGGACCCGCTGACCAAGTTCGCCGGCCAGATCTTCGCCGCCTCGGTGATGGTGGTGAAGGGGATCCAGATCAGCTGGCTGGTGATCCCCGGCATCGGCATCGTGGCCGTGGACCCCACGCTGTCCATCGTGCTGTCGGTGTTCCTGGTGCTGGCGCTGATGAACGCGGTGAACTTCGTCGACGGCATCGACGGGCTGGCCGCCGGCGTCAGCGGGATCGCCGCGCTGTCCTCCTTCGCCTACTGCTACCGGCTGGCCATCAGCTACAAGCTCACCGGCGCCACCGCCCCGGCGCTGATCGCGATCGTCACGGTCGGGATCTGCCTGGGCTTCCTGGCCCACAACTGGGACCCGGCCCGGATGTTCATGGGCGACACCGGCTCGATGCTGCTGGGCATGCTGCTGGCCGCCACCTCGATCGCCATCATGGGCGGCATCGACCCCTACCAGCTCGGCGCCGGCGTCAGCCAGACCACCTCGGTCCACAAGCTGGTCCCGGCCTACCTGCCGCTGATCATGCCGGTCTCGGTGACCCTGCTGCCGATCGCCGACATGGTGATGGCGGTGGTGCGGCGCACCAAGGCCGGCCTGTCCCCGCTGGCTCCGGACAAGGGCCACCTGCACCACCGGATGCTGCAGATCGGGCACTCCAAGCGCCGCGCGGTGCTCATCATGTACTTCTGGTCGGCGCTGGTGGCGTTCGTCACCGTGCTGTTCGCCGTGACGCCGTCCCGGCAGCCGATCGTCTACGGCGCCATAGCGATGACGCTGGTGGGACTGCTGATGCTGCTGGGACCTCGGCTCGGCGACCACCGGGAGCGGCTGCGGAACAAGGCGCTGCGCGTGGGCTCCTCGACCACGGCCCGGCACCGCGCGAACACCGGTGGTGCCGCCGGTGCCGCCGGAACCGCCGCGCCGGAGGGCGCTCTGTCGCAGGGTTCGACGGTCGAGGCGGCCATCCCGGCCATAGCGGCCTCGACGGAGAACGGGGTCGACCGCGCCGATCCCGACGGCGGCATGCGGCACCGTACTTTGTCACGTTGA
- the rpmE gene encoding 50S ribosomal protein L31 — MKPDIHPSYQVTTVTCGCGASFETHSTAPNGVIHAEVCSQCHPFYTGKQKILDTGGRVARFEARFGKKDASK, encoded by the coding sequence ATGAAGCCCGACATCCACCCGAGCTATCAGGTCACGACCGTGACCTGCGGCTGCGGCGCGTCGTTCGAGACGCACAGCACCGCGCCCAACGGCGTGATCCACGCCGAAGTGTGCTCGCAGTGCCACCCGTTCTACACCGGCAAGCAGAAGATCCTCGACACCGGCGGCCGCGTGGCGCGCTTCGAGGCTCGTTTCGGTAAGAAGGACGCCAGCAAGTAG
- the rho gene encoding transcription termination factor Rho gives MSDTTTESPATAPAGRAGKGLSSMLLPELQAYAVSLGITGTARMRKGQLVEAIQEKNNGGAKAEPAAAAAPARTTARRTRASNTAAAAEKAAAEQTSEVRADIPVQPQRERVEKAAAEPAARAERTERAERAERAERGADRAERTERAAKAAEGAVATAEGQAPAAAATATATAEGGQAGQSAQGGQGEGDQQRNRRERTNSNNNRRDRDRGRGGEGGGDRQQNSGGGQNQNQNQNQSQNSGGGGDDFDDRRGGNRRTRDRNRNREDRQNRRNNRNRGEGGSEVDTTISDDDVLIPVGGIVDILDNYAFVRTSGYLPGPDDVYVSLAMVRKNNLRKGDAVTGVIRAPQEGERREKFNALVRLDSVNGLEPSSSRQRPEFNKLTPLYPQDRLRLETEPHILTTRIIDMIAPIGKGQRGLIVAPPKTGKTMIMQAVANAITQNNPECHLMVVLVDERPEEVTDMQRSVKGEVIASTFDRPAEDHTTVAELAIERAKRLVELGHDVVVLLDSITRLGRAYNTSAPASGRILTGGMDSQAMYPPKKFFGAARNIENGGSLTILATALVETGSRLDEVIFEEFKGTGNMELRLDRKLADKRIFPAVDVDPSSTRKEELLLGAEELSIVWKLRRVLHALDQQQAMELLLDRMKKTKSNAEFLMTIQKTAVGPQD, from the coding sequence GTGAGCGACACCACGACTGAATCCCCCGCCACCGCCCCCGCCGGGCGTGCCGGCAAGGGGCTGTCCTCGATGCTGCTCCCCGAGCTCCAGGCCTACGCCGTGAGCCTGGGGATCACCGGTACCGCGCGGATGCGCAAGGGCCAGCTCGTCGAGGCAATTCAGGAGAAGAACAACGGCGGGGCCAAGGCCGAGCCCGCCGCCGCGGCGGCGCCCGCGCGGACCACCGCGCGCCGTACCCGGGCCAGCAACACCGCCGCCGCGGCCGAGAAGGCCGCCGCGGAGCAGACCTCTGAGGTCCGCGCCGACATCCCCGTGCAGCCGCAGCGCGAGCGGGTCGAGAAGGCCGCCGCCGAGCCGGCCGCGCGCGCCGAGCGCACGGAGCGTGCCGAGCGGGCCGAGCGGGCCGAGCGCGGCGCCGACCGGGCCGAGCGCACCGAGCGGGCCGCCAAGGCCGCCGAGGGCGCGGTGGCCACCGCCGAGGGCCAGGCGCCCGCCGCCGCGGCTACCGCGACCGCCACGGCCGAGGGCGGCCAGGCCGGCCAGTCCGCGCAGGGCGGCCAGGGCGAGGGCGACCAGCAGCGCAACCGCCGCGAGCGCACCAACAGCAACAACAACCGCCGGGACCGCGACCGCGGACGCGGCGGCGAGGGCGGCGGCGACCGCCAGCAGAACTCCGGCGGCGGCCAGAACCAGAATCAGAATCAGAACCAGAGCCAGAACTCCGGCGGAGGCGGCGATGACTTCGACGACCGCCGCGGCGGCAACCGGCGCACCCGGGACCGCAACCGCAACCGCGAGGACCGGCAGAACCGCCGCAACAACCGCAACCGCGGCGAGGGCGGCTCGGAGGTCGACACCACGATCAGCGACGACGACGTCCTGATCCCGGTCGGCGGCATCGTCGACATCCTGGACAACTACGCCTTCGTGCGGACCTCCGGTTACCTGCCCGGCCCGGACGACGTCTACGTCTCCCTGGCCATGGTCCGCAAGAACAACCTGCGCAAGGGCGACGCCGTCACCGGCGTCATCCGTGCCCCGCAGGAGGGCGAGCGCCGCGAGAAGTTCAACGCCCTGGTGCGCCTGGACTCGGTCAACGGCCTGGAGCCGAGTTCCTCGCGCCAGCGTCCTGAGTTCAACAAGCTCACCCCGCTGTACCCGCAGGACCGGCTCCGCCTGGAGACCGAGCCCCACATCCTGACCACGCGCATCATCGACATGATCGCGCCGATCGGGAAGGGCCAGCGCGGTCTGATCGTGGCGCCGCCGAAGACCGGCAAGACCATGATCATGCAGGCGGTCGCCAACGCGATCACCCAGAACAACCCCGAGTGCCACCTGATGGTGGTGCTGGTCGACGAGCGGCCCGAAGAGGTCACCGACATGCAGCGCTCGGTGAAGGGCGAGGTCATCGCCTCGACCTTCGACCGGCCCGCCGAGGACCACACCACGGTCGCCGAACTGGCCATCGAGCGCGCCAAGCGCCTGGTGGAGCTCGGCCACGACGTGGTGGTCCTGCTGGACTCGATCACCCGCCTGGGCCGCGCCTACAACACCAGCGCCCCGGCCTCCGGCCGCATCCTCACCGGCGGTATGGACAGCCAGGCGATGTACCCGCCGAAGAAGTTCTTCGGCGCGGCGCGCAACATCGAGAACGGCGGCTCGCTGACCATCCTGGCGACCGCGCTGGTGGAGACCGGCTCCCGCCTCGACGAGGTGATCTTCGAGGAGTTCAAGGGCACCGGCAACATGGAGCTGCGGCTGGACCGCAAGCTCGCCGACAAGCGCATCTTCCCGGCGGTCGACGTCGACCCCTCGAGCACGCGCAAGGAGGAGCTGCTCCTCGGCGCCGAGGAGCTCAGCATCGTCTGGAAGCTCCGCCGCGTCCTGCACGCGCTGGACCAGCAGCAGGCGATGGAGCTCCTGCTGGACCGGATGAAGAAGACCAAGTCCAACGCCGAGTTCCTGATGACCATCCAGAAGACGGCGGTCGGTCCGCAGGACTAG
- the prmC gene encoding peptide chain release factor N(5)-glutamine methyltransferase — protein MSLLRAEIAQASLRLAEAGVGSPRHDAEELAAWVHGVRRTDLHRVPDHDFDARYWEVIARRANREPLQHITGAAYFRYLELAVGPGVFVPRPETEVMVGWAIDKLRALDVAEPLIVDLCTGSGAIALSIAQEVPRARVHAVELSEDAYTWASRNIAASEAGERVTLHLADAVTALPELDGRVDVVVSNPPYIPLTEWEYVAPEARDHDPELALFSGPDGLDLIRGLERTAQRLLKPGGWSAFEHSDKQGGEVQRIFLEERGWAEASDHRDLTNRPRFVTARKG, from the coding sequence CTGTCACTGCTGCGCGCTGAGATCGCGCAGGCATCCTTGCGCCTGGCCGAGGCCGGCGTCGGTTCCCCGCGCCACGACGCGGAGGAACTGGCGGCCTGGGTCCACGGCGTGCGCCGCACCGACCTGCACCGCGTCCCCGACCACGACTTCGACGCGCGGTACTGGGAGGTCATCGCCCGCCGCGCGAACCGCGAGCCGCTGCAGCACATCACCGGTGCGGCCTATTTCAGGTATCTGGAGCTGGCCGTCGGTCCCGGCGTGTTCGTCCCGCGCCCGGAGACCGAGGTGATGGTCGGCTGGGCGATCGACAAGCTGCGGGCGCTGGACGTCGCCGAGCCGCTGATCGTGGACCTGTGCACCGGCTCGGGGGCGATCGCTCTGTCCATAGCGCAGGAAGTCCCGCGCGCCCGCGTGCACGCCGTGGAGCTGTCAGAGGACGCCTATACCTGGGCCTCTCGCAACATCGCCGCCTCCGAGGCCGGCGAGCGCGTGACGCTGCACCTGGCGGACGCGGTGACGGCGCTGCCGGAACTGGACGGCCGGGTGGACGTGGTGGTGTCGAACCCGCCCTACATCCCGCTGACCGAGTGGGAGTACGTCGCCCCCGAAGCCCGCGACCACGATCCCGAACTGGCGCTGTTCTCCGGTCCGGACGGCTTGGACCTCATCCGCGGTCTGGAGCGCACGGCGCAGCGGCTGCTCAAGCCCGGCGGCTGGTCGGCGTTCGAGCACTCGGACAAGCAGGGCGGCGAGGTGCAGCGCATCTTCTTGGAGGAGCGCGGCTGGGCCGAGGCGTCGGACCACCGGGATCTGACGAACCGGCCGCGGTTCGTGACGGCCCGCAAGGGCTAA
- the thrB gene encoding homoserine kinase, which yields MPSPVFRAAPVRVRVPATSANLGPGFDSLGLALGLYDEVMVRIADSGLRVDVAGEGADTVARDERHLVVRAMRAAFERLGARPPGLELVCANRIPHARGLGSSAAAICAGIVAARALTVGATLSDDAVLQLATEMEGHPDNVAACLRGGFTIAWLDQAGEISDAVGATARVLAIEPAPSLRAVAFVPDEGLSTEVARGLLPKLVPHAEAARNAGRSALLSAAVVQGRADLLLAATQDRLHQDYRAPAMPRTAALIAELRGAGHAAVVSGAGPTVLVLTTEDQVQTVIADGMKVAPAGWQAFGLAVDNAGAVSLNSTEGAGRGLDSDKDSNPRHGGL from the coding sequence ATGCCGAGCCCTGTCTTCCGAGCCGCACCGGTGCGCGTCCGCGTCCCGGCCACCAGCGCGAACCTCGGACCCGGCTTCGACTCCCTGGGCCTGGCGCTCGGGCTGTACGACGAGGTGATGGTCCGGATAGCCGATTCCGGGCTGCGGGTGGACGTCGCGGGGGAGGGCGCCGACACGGTCGCGCGCGACGAGCGGCACCTGGTCGTGCGGGCCATGCGCGCGGCGTTCGAGCGGCTCGGCGCGCGGCCGCCGGGGCTGGAGCTGGTGTGCGCCAACCGGATCCCGCACGCTCGAGGGCTGGGCTCCTCGGCGGCGGCGATCTGCGCCGGGATCGTCGCGGCGCGGGCCCTGACCGTCGGGGCGACGCTGTCCGACGACGCCGTGCTGCAGCTGGCCACCGAGATGGAGGGGCATCCGGACAATGTGGCGGCCTGCCTGCGCGGCGGCTTCACCATCGCCTGGTTGGACCAAGCGGGTGAAATCTCCGACGCCGTCGGCGCGACCGCGCGGGTGCTGGCGATCGAGCCCGCGCCGAGCCTGCGGGCCGTGGCGTTCGTGCCGGACGAGGGCCTGTCGACCGAGGTCGCGCGGGGTCTGCTGCCCAAACTGGTGCCGCACGCCGAGGCCGCGCGCAACGCCGGACGGTCCGCTCTGCTGTCCGCTGCGGTCGTGCAGGGGCGCGCCGACCTGCTGCTGGCGGCCACGCAGGACCGCCTGCACCAGGACTACCGGGCGCCGGCCATGCCGCGGACCGCGGCGCTGATCGCCGAGCTGCGCGGCGCCGGACACGCCGCGGTGGTCTCCGGCGCCGGCCCGACGGTCCTGGTTCTGACGACGGAAGACCAGGTCCAGACCGTGATCGCGGACGGCATGAAGGTCGCGCCGGCCGGCTGGCAGGCGTTCGGCCTCGCAGTGGACAACGCCGGTGCGGTATCCTTGAACTCGACCGAAGGCGCGGGGCGCGGGTTGGATTCCGATAAGGATTCAAACCCACGCCACGGGGGACTGTGA
- the thrC gene encoding threonine synthase gives MAWRGVIEEYRQWLPVDAGTPVVTLGEGGTPLLPAPRLSALTGCEVFVKVEGMNPTGSFKDRGMTTAISLAKQAGAEAVVCASTGNTSSSAAAYAVRGGLKPVVLVPAGKIALGKLAQALAHGATQLPVEGNFDDCLRLARELAAKYPVALVNSVNPVRLHGQKTAAFEVVDVLGDAPDIHALPVGNAGNISAYWLGYQEYAKEGQASRTPRMFGFQAAGAAPLVHGAPVPDPDTIATAIRIGNPASWDLAIAAREDSSGVIEAVTDEEILAAHRVLSAEEGVFVEPASAAGVAGILKLARAGRLESGKRIVVTVTGHGLKDPEWAVKAAPPLPDAVPAEVAAVAEALSLS, from the coding sequence ATGGCTTGGCGAGGCGTCATCGAGGAGTACCGACAGTGGCTGCCGGTCGACGCCGGCACGCCCGTGGTCACGCTGGGCGAGGGCGGCACGCCGCTGCTGCCCGCGCCGCGCCTGTCCGCCCTCACCGGGTGCGAGGTGTTCGTCAAGGTCGAGGGCATGAACCCGACCGGCTCGTTCAAGGACCGCGGCATGACCACCGCGATCTCGCTGGCCAAGCAGGCCGGCGCCGAGGCCGTGGTGTGCGCCTCCACCGGCAACACCAGCTCCTCGGCCGCCGCCTACGCGGTGCGCGGCGGGCTCAAGCCGGTGGTGCTGGTGCCGGCCGGCAAGATCGCGCTGGGCAAGCTGGCCCAGGCGCTGGCGCACGGCGCGACCCAGCTGCCGGTCGAGGGCAACTTCGACGACTGTCTCCGGCTGGCCCGCGAGCTGGCCGCGAAGTACCCGGTCGCGCTGGTGAACTCGGTGAACCCGGTCCGGCTGCACGGTCAGAAGACCGCCGCGTTCGAGGTCGTCGACGTGCTCGGCGACGCCCCGGACATCCACGCCCTGCCGGTCGGCAACGCCGGCAACATCTCCGCGTACTGGCTCGGGTATCAGGAGTACGCGAAGGAGGGTCAGGCCTCGCGCACGCCCCGCATGTTCGGCTTCCAGGCCGCCGGCGCCGCCCCGCTCGTGCACGGCGCGCCGGTCCCGGACCCGGACACCATCGCCACCGCCATCCGCATCGGCAACCCCGCGTCCTGGGACCTGGCGATCGCCGCGCGCGAGGACTCCTCCGGCGTCATCGAGGCGGTGACCGACGAGGAGATCCTCGCCGCGCACCGTGTGCTCTCGGCCGAGGAGGGCGTGTTCGTCGAGCCGGCCTCCGCCGCCGGCGTCGCGGGCATCCTCAAGCTCGCCCGAGCCGGCCGCCTCGAGTCCGGCAAGCGCATCGTGGTCACGGTCACCGGCCACGGTCTGAAGGACCCCGAGTGGGCGGTCAAGGCCGCGCCGCCGCTGCCGGACGCCGTCCCGGCGGAGGTCGCCGCGGTCGCCGAGGCTCTCAGCCTCAGCTAA
- a CDS encoding homoserine dehydrogenase gives MRTEPLKVALLGCGVVGSEVARLMTANAADLAARVGVPLELAGIAVRRPNRQREVPGVAPELFTTDAEALVKRDDVDLVIEVIGGIEPSRALILAALESGKSVVSANKALLAEDGATLYQAAEKHGADLYYEAAVAGAIPLLRPLRESLVGDRVSRVLGIVNGTTNFILDRMDTTGAGFTEALEEATSLGYAEADPTADVEGFDAAAKAAILAGLAFHTRVTASDVHREGITEVTAADIASARAMNSVVKLLAICEVDPVAGKVSARVHPAMIPRSHPLAGVREAYNAVFIESESAGQLMFYGPGAGGSPTASAVLGDLVAIARNKMTGRRGPGESAYAGLTVRPVGEARTRYHISLDVDDKPGVLSAVAGIFAEQDVSIATVRQSGRGPDATLVIVTHLAPDAALTATVARLRALDFVRDVSSVMRVESE, from the coding sequence ATGCGTACTGAGCCGCTGAAGGTGGCGCTGCTGGGCTGTGGAGTAGTCGGCTCGGAAGTCGCGCGCCTGATGACGGCCAACGCCGCCGACCTGGCCGCGCGGGTCGGGGTGCCGCTGGAGCTGGCCGGGATCGCCGTGCGCCGGCCGAACCGGCAGCGCGAGGTGCCCGGGGTCGCCCCGGAGCTGTTCACCACGGACGCCGAGGCGCTGGTCAAACGGGACGACGTGGACCTGGTGATCGAGGTCATCGGCGGGATCGAGCCGTCCCGGGCGCTGATCCTGGCCGCGCTGGAGTCCGGAAAATCCGTGGTGTCCGCGAACAAGGCGCTGCTGGCCGAGGACGGCGCGACGCTGTACCAGGCCGCCGAGAAACACGGCGCCGACCTCTACTACGAGGCCGCGGTCGCCGGCGCGATCCCGTTGCTCCGCCCGCTGCGCGAGTCGCTGGTCGGGGACCGGGTCAGCCGCGTGCTGGGCATCGTCAACGGCACCACCAACTTCATCCTGGACCGGATGGACACCACCGGCGCCGGCTTCACCGAGGCGCTGGAGGAGGCGACCTCGCTGGGCTACGCCGAGGCCGACCCGACCGCCGACGTCGAGGGCTTCGACGCCGCGGCCAAGGCCGCGATCCTGGCCGGGCTCGCCTTCCACACCCGGGTCACCGCCTCCGACGTGCACCGCGAGGGCATCACCGAGGTCACCGCGGCGGACATCGCCTCGGCCCGGGCGATGAACTCGGTGGTGAAGCTGCTGGCGATCTGCGAGGTGGACCCGGTCGCCGGAAAGGTCTCGGCGCGGGTGCACCCGGCGATGATCCCGCGCAGCCACCCGCTGGCCGGGGTGCGCGAGGCGTACAACGCGGTGTTCATCGAGTCCGAGTCCGCCGGTCAGCTGATGTTCTACGGCCCGGGCGCCGGCGGCTCGCCGACCGCCTCGGCGGTGCTCGGCGACCTGGTCGCGATCGCGCGGAACAAGATGACCGGACGGCGCGGGCCGGGGGAGTCGGCGTACGCCGGGCTCACCGTGCGCCCGGTCGGCGAGGCGCGGACCCGGTACCACATCAGCCTGGACGTGGACGACAAGCCCGGCGTCCTGTCGGCGGTGGCCGGTATCTTCGCGGAACAGGACGTATCGATCGCCACCGTGCGGCAGTCCGGCCGCGGGCCGGACGCGACGCTGGTGATCGTCACGCACCTGGCTCCGGACGCGGCGCTGACCGCGACCGTGGCCCGGCTGCGGGCGCTCGACTTCGTGCGTGACGTGTCCAGCGTCATGCGTGTGGAATCCGAATAG